One genomic segment of Ricinus communis isolate WT05 ecotype wild-type chromosome 3, ASM1957865v1, whole genome shotgun sequence includes these proteins:
- the LOC8275896 gene encoding uncharacterized protein LOC8275896, producing the protein MKVRSSVKKMCEFCQIVKRRGRVYVICNSNPKHKQRQGMSTFAFEQGSLSAEASAKQEIAPSPSMRIGLPSIIPKKHEPSMIFGWSSSLSSLLFKQGK; encoded by the exons ATGAAGGTGAGGTCGTCAGTGAAGAAGATGTGTGAGTTTTGTCAGATAGTTAAAAGGAGGGGACGTGTTTATGTAATATGTAATTCAAATCCTAAGCACAAGCAACGCCAAGGCATGTCTACTTTTGCATTTGAACAAGGATCCTT GTCTGCGGAGGCCAGTGCCAAGCAGGAGATTGCACCCAGTCCCAGCATGAGGATAGGTCTGCCTTCTATCATACCCAAAAAGCACGAACCATCGATGATATTCGGGTGGAGTTCAAGCCTTTCATCTCTCCTTTTTAAACAAGGGAAGTAA
- the LOC8275897 gene encoding uncharacterized protein LOC8275897, whose protein sequence is MVILNTSITAWIGHLLACMGGCFGCCAKPTPIIAVDEPSKGLRIQGRAVKKPSVSDDFWSTSTCDLENSAIQSQRSVSSISVSNANLCIGTSGTSSTSEFVNQGFLLWQQSRLQWTGNNNSRGKTHYRLEHRLSWNATYEGLLGSRNPFRRPIPLSEMVDFLVDIWEQEGLYD, encoded by the exons atggTGATATTGAACACTTCAATTACTGCTTGGATCGGTCACCTTCTTGCTTGCATGGG TGGTTGTTTTGGATGCTGTGCTAAACCCACACCAATTATTGCTGTGGATGAGCCATCAAAAGGATTAAGAATACAAGGGCGGGCAGTGAAGAAACCTAGTGTATCAGATGACTTTTGGAGCACCAGCACATGTGATTTGGAGAACAGTGCTATCCAATCTCAGAGAAGTGTCTCCTCAATTAGTGTATCCAATGCAAATCTCTGTATTGGAACTAGTGGCACAAGCAGCACTTCTGAATTTGTAAATCAGG GTTTTCTTCTCTGGCAACAGAGCAGGCTTCAATGGACTGGAAATAACAATTCCAGGGGTAAAACCCACTATAGATTGGAACATAGATTAAG TTGGAATGCAACTTATGAAGGTTTACTTGGAAGTAGAAATCCTTTCCGTCGGCCCATTCCTCTCTCT gaaatggttgattttctGGTTGACATATGGGAGCAGGAGGGATTGTATGATTGA